A genomic region of Mycobacterium senriense contains the following coding sequences:
- the arc gene encoding proteasome ATPase: MNSSERSDAFGTPHESDMSSGDEAELEQLRREAAMLREQLDHAAGSHGGARSARDVHQLEARIDSLASRNSKLMETLKEARQQLLALREEVDRLGQPPSGYGVLLATHEDDTVDVFTSGRKMRLTCSPNIEIPLLRKGQTVRLNEALTVVEAGTYESVGEISTLRELLADGHRALVVGHADEERIVWLAEPLVAENLPEGHPDALNDDTRPRKLRPGDSLLVDTKAGYAFERIPKAEVEDLVLEEVPDVSYLDIGGLTRQIEQIRDAVELPFLHKELYREYALRPPKGVLLYGPPGCGKTLIAKAVANSLAKKMAEVRGDDAREAKSYFLNIKGPELLNKFVGETERHIRLIFQRAREKASEGTPVIVFFDEMDSIFRTRGTGVSSDVETTVVPQLLSEIDGVEGLENVIVIGASNREDMIDPAILRPGRLDVKIKIERPDAEAAQDIFSKYLVETLPVHADDLAEFGGDRALCIKTMIEKVVDRMYSEIDDNRFLEVTYANGDKEVMYFKDFNSGAMIQNVVDRAKKNAIKSVLETGQPGLRIQHLLDSIVDEFAENEDLPNTTNPDDWARISGKKGERIVYIRTLVTGKSSSASRAIDTESNLGQYL, encoded by the coding sequence ATGAATAGCTCAGAGCGTTCTGACGCATTCGGAACCCCCCACGAATCAGACATGTCCAGCGGCGACGAGGCCGAGTTGGAGCAACTACGCCGCGAGGCAGCGATGTTGCGTGAGCAGCTCGACCACGCGGCCGGCTCGCATGGCGGCGCCCGCTCCGCGCGCGATGTGCATCAGCTGGAAGCGCGCATCGACTCCCTTGCGTCGCGGAACTCCAAGTTGATGGAGACCCTCAAAGAGGCCCGCCAGCAACTGCTGGCGCTGCGTGAGGAAGTCGATCGGTTGGGGCAGCCGCCGAGCGGTTACGGCGTCCTGCTCGCCACCCACGAGGACGACACCGTCGACGTGTTCACCTCCGGTCGCAAGATGCGGCTGACCTGCTCGCCGAACATCGAAATCCCGTTGTTGCGCAAGGGTCAGACGGTCCGCCTCAACGAGGCCCTCACCGTCGTCGAGGCCGGTACGTACGAATCGGTCGGCGAGATTTCCACGTTGCGTGAACTGCTGGCCGACGGGCACCGCGCCCTCGTCGTCGGGCACGCCGACGAGGAGCGCATCGTCTGGCTGGCCGAGCCGCTGGTCGCCGAGAACCTGCCGGAAGGTCATCCCGACGCGCTCAACGACGACACTCGGCCGCGCAAGCTGCGGCCCGGCGACTCGTTGTTGGTCGACACCAAGGCCGGTTACGCCTTCGAGCGCATCCCCAAGGCCGAGGTCGAGGACCTGGTGCTGGAAGAGGTGCCCGACGTCAGCTACCTGGACATCGGTGGCCTCACTCGCCAGATCGAGCAGATCCGCGACGCCGTGGAGCTGCCGTTCCTGCACAAGGAGCTGTACCGCGAGTACGCGCTGCGTCCGCCCAAAGGTGTGCTGCTCTACGGCCCGCCCGGTTGCGGTAAGACGCTGATTGCTAAGGCCGTGGCCAACTCGTTGGCCAAGAAGATGGCCGAGGTGCGCGGCGACGACGCCCGCGAGGCCAAGTCCTACTTCTTGAACATCAAGGGGCCCGAACTTCTCAACAAGTTCGTCGGCGAGACCGAGCGGCACATCCGACTGATCTTCCAGAGGGCACGCGAGAAGGCGTCGGAAGGCACACCAGTGATCGTGTTCTTCGACGAGATGGACTCGATCTTCCGTACCCGTGGCACCGGGGTTTCCTCGGACGTCGAGACCACGGTGGTCCCGCAGCTGCTGTCCGAGATCGACGGCGTGGAGGGGCTGGAGAACGTCATCGTGATCGGCGCCTCCAACCGTGAGGACATGATCGACCCGGCGATCCTGCGGCCCGGGCGCCTCGACGTGAAGATCAAGATCGAGCGGCCGGATGCCGAAGCGGCGCAAGACATCTTCTCGAAGTACTTGGTCGAGACGCTGCCGGTGCACGCCGACGACCTGGCCGAGTTCGGCGGCGACCGCGCGCTGTGCATCAAGACGATGATCGAAAAGGTCGTAGACCGGATGTACTCCGAGATCGACGACAACCGGTTCCTGGAGGTCACCTACGCGAACGGTGACAAGGAAGTCATGTACTTCAAGGACTTCAACTCCGGGGCGATGATCCAGAACGTCGTCGACCGCGCGAAGAAGAACGCGATCAAGTCAGTGCTGGAGACCGGTCAGCCCGGTCTGCGCATCCAGCATCTGCTGGACTCGATCGTCGACGAGTTCGCCGAGAACGAGGACCTGCCCAACACCACCAACCCCGATGACTGGGCGCGGATTTCGGGCAAGAAGGGCGAGCGGATCGTCTACATCCGCACCCTGGTCACCGGCAAGAGCTCGAGCGCGTCGCGGGCAATCGACACCGAATCCAACCTGGGTCAGTACCTGTAG
- the dop gene encoding pup deamidase/depupylase, with amino-acid sequence MQRIIGTEVEYGISSPSDPTANPILTSTQAVLAYAAAAGIQRAKRTRWDYEVESPLRDARGFDLSRSAGPPPVVDADEVGAANMILTNGARLYVDHAHPEYSAPECTDPLDAVIWDKAGERVMEAAARHVASVPGAAKLQLYKNNVDGKGASYGSHENYLMSRQTPFSAIIAGLTPFLVSRQVVTGSGRVGIGPSGDEPGFQLSQRSDYIEVEVGLETTLKRGIINTRDEPHADADRYRRLHVIIGDANLAETSTYLKLGTTALVLDLIEEGPAHSIDLSDLALARPVHAVHAISRDPSLRTAVALADGRELTGLALQRVYLDRVAKLVDSRDPDPRACDIVETWAHVLDQLERDPMECAEILDWPAKLRLLEGFRQRENLSWSAPRLHLVDLQYSDVRLDKGLYNRLVARGSMKRLVTEHQVLEAVDKPPTDTRAYFRGECLRRFGADIAAASWDSVIFDLGGDSLVRIPTLEPLRGSKAHVGALLDSVNSAAELVEQLTS; translated from the coding sequence ATGCAACGAATCATCGGGACGGAGGTCGAATACGGCATTTCATCGCCATCGGACCCGACGGCCAACCCGATCCTCACCTCGACGCAGGCCGTTTTGGCTTATGCGGCCGCTGCGGGGATTCAGCGCGCCAAGCGCACCCGCTGGGATTACGAGGTGGAATCGCCGTTGCGGGATGCCCGCGGCTTCGACCTGAGCCGGTCGGCCGGCCCGCCCCCGGTGGTGGACGCCGACGAGGTCGGCGCGGCCAACATGATCCTCACGAACGGCGCGCGGCTCTACGTCGACCACGCACACCCCGAATACTCCGCGCCCGAGTGCACCGACCCGCTCGACGCGGTGATCTGGGACAAGGCCGGCGAGCGCGTGATGGAGGCCGCGGCACGCCACGTCGCCAGCGTGCCCGGGGCCGCGAAATTGCAGCTCTACAAGAACAACGTCGACGGCAAGGGCGCCTCCTACGGGTCGCACGAGAACTATCTGATGTCGCGGCAGACGCCGTTTTCGGCAATCATCGCCGGGCTGACCCCCTTTCTGGTCTCCCGGCAGGTGGTCACCGGTTCCGGACGAGTCGGCATCGGGCCCTCCGGTGACGAGCCCGGGTTTCAGCTGTCCCAGCGGTCGGACTACATCGAGGTCGAGGTCGGCCTCGAGACCACGCTCAAGCGCGGCATCATCAACACCCGCGACGAACCGCACGCCGACGCCGACCGTTATCGGCGCCTGCACGTCATCATCGGCGACGCCAACCTCGCCGAGACGTCGACGTATCTGAAGCTGGGCACCACCGCGCTGGTGCTTGACCTGATCGAAGAGGGCCCGGCGCACAGCATCGACCTGAGCGACCTGGCGCTGGCGCGGCCGGTGCATGCGGTCCACGCGATCAGCCGCGATCCCTCGCTGCGCACCGCCGTGGCGCTGGCCGACGGTCGCGAGCTGACCGGGCTTGCGCTGCAACGGGTTTACCTCGATCGGGTGGCCAAACTGGTCGACAGCCGAGACCCCGATCCGCGCGCGTGCGACATCGTCGAAACCTGGGCGCACGTGCTCGACCAGCTCGAGCGCGACCCGATGGAATGCGCGGAAATCCTGGACTGGCCCGCCAAGCTGCGCCTGCTCGAAGGGTTCCGGCAGCGCGAAAACCTGAGCTGGTCGGCGCCGCGACTGCACCTCGTGGACCTGCAATATTCCGACGTCCGGCTGGACAAGGGCCTGTACAACCGGCTGGTCGCGCGCGGCTCGATGAAGCGCCTGGTGACCGAACACCAGGTGCTCGAAGCGGTGGACAAACCGCCGACGGACACCCGCGCGTACTTCCGCGGTGAATGCCTGCGCAGGTTCGGCGCCGACATCGCCGCGGCCAGCTGGGACTCGGTGATTTTCGATCTCGGTGGTGACTCCCTAGTCCGCATTCCGACGCTGGAGCCGCTGCGCGGCAGCAAGGCGCACGTCGGGGCACTGCTGGACTCGGTGAACAGCGCCGCCGAGCTGGTGGAGCAACTCACCAGCTAG
- a CDS encoding ubiquitin-like protein Pup produces MAQEQTKRGGGGDDEDDVAGSTAAGQERREKLAEDTDDLLDEIDDVLEENAEDFVRAYVQKGGQ; encoded by the coding sequence ATGGCTCAGGAGCAGACCAAGCGTGGCGGTGGTGGCGACGACGAAGACGACGTCGCCGGCAGCACCGCCGCGGGCCAAGAGCGCCGGGAGAAGCTAGCCGAGGACACCGACGATCTGCTCGACGAGATCGACGACGTGCTCGAGGAGAACGCTGAGGACTTCGTTCGCGCGTATGTCCAAAAGGGCGGACAGTGA